A genomic window from Carassius auratus strain Wakin chromosome 19, ASM336829v1, whole genome shotgun sequence includes:
- the LOC113119112 gene encoding cyclic AMP-dependent transcription factor ATF-6 beta-like isoform X2 yields MMTAELLLSELDSRFCADNLLTSADWDACLYQCEDMEEDFTGELKYDTSLDSDLVLTLDPDDPTSPWKNLEHNSTGEASVLKHDMTITQPLPVDMFFQVKTEPPSPVSSLGSDSSVPSVPDPQVTVKSENPPTPPHMCGDVLLPALASVSAPHQPRTTHTHTLSSLDTHCTGLSSAATLKASSIVCSKPLIQPKPVCVAQSSSPAPALLLQSVPLPVPVPDVCLASAPAVVKMEPLSPSMPHCPSKPIISASSLPGHGCADINMKVLKRQQRMIKNRESACQSRKKKKEYLQNLEAQLREAQQENERLRRENQALRLRLAGRETPESGSNKGALCVMALLLFITFGPVSLRDRTLDAGLQEAAPLTGRRLLEFETSQEPSRRRASERRTDREEEERWGKGELDKKAAASYQFRNQSGVFSDVKDLLLEDIDRYFSDCRQFNRSESVRLADELRGWVHRHQINRKSDGKAKGVKKTKIAQKAPHRKTNFSRYLPVQAHRSIESQLQVLPGPEISHDDFLDAIDRREDTFYVVSFRRDHLLLPAISHNKTTRPKMSLVMPAMAINDSVYNSSQGGYEMMMQVDCEVMDTRIIPIKSSVVPPSLRAPPPAPPPHHHSNHSSLRSRPQPLQRRRSAGYFISQSGSH; encoded by the exons ATGATGACCGCGGAGCTGCTGCTGTCGGAGCTGGACAGCCGCTTCTGCGCCGATAACCTGCTGACCAGCGCGGACTGGG ATGCCTGTCTGTACCAGTGTGAGGATATGGAGGAGGACTTCACCGGAGAACTGAAATATGACACATCG ctggACAGTGACCTGGTCCTCACGCTGGACCCTGATGACCCTACTTCACCCTGGAAGAACCTGGAGCACAACTCCACAG GTGAAGCGTCAGTCCTGAAGCATGACATGACGATAACACAACCTCTGCCAGTGGACATGT ttttCCAGGTGAAGACCGAACCTCCATCGCCTGTGTCGTCTCTGGGCTCTGACAGCTCCGTCCCCTCTGTCCCCGatcctcag GTGACCGTGAAGAGTGAGAACCCCCCCACTCCACCGCACATGTGTGGAGACGTGCTGCTGCCAGCGCTGGCCAGTGTGAGCGCCCCACATCAGCCccggaccacacacacacacaccctcagcaGCCTGGACACACACTGCACAg ggctcTCCTCCGCTGCGACGCTGAAGGCCAGCAGTATTGTGTGCAGTAAGCCTCTGATCCAGCCCAAACCGGTGTGTGTGGCTCAGAGCAGCAGTCCAGCCCCAGCTCTCCTCCTGCAGAGCGTCCCGCTCCCTGTCCCCGTCCCAGATG TGTGTCTGGCCTCTGCTCCCGCTGTTGTTAAGATGGAGCCTCTGTCTCCCAGCATGCCTCACTGCCCCAGTAAACCCATCATCTCAGCGTCCAGTCTGCCCGGACACGGCTGCGCGGACATCAAC ATGAAGGTTTTGAAGAGGCAGCAGCGTATGATCAAGAACCGGGAGTCGGCCTGTCAGAGCCGCAAGAAGAAGAAGGAGTACCTGCAGAACCTGGAGGCGCAGCTTCGGGAGGCGCAGCAGGAGAACGAGCGTCTGCGCAGAGAGAACCAAGCGCTGCGGCTGCGGCTCGCCGGGAGAGAG ACCCCTGAGTCCGGCAGCAACAAGGGAGCGCTGTGTGTGATGGCTCTGCTCCTCTTCATCACCTTCGGCCCCGTCAG TTTGAGAGACAGGACGCTGGACGCTGGACTGCAGGAAGCTGCTCCGCTGACAGGAAGACGTCTGTTAGAGTTTGAGACGTCTCAGGAGCCGAGTCGGAGACGAGCGAGCGAGAGACGGACAGACCGAGAGGAAGAAGAGCGCTGGGGCAAAGGAGAGCTGGACAAGAAAGCTGCTGCCTCGTATCAGTTCAG GAATCAGAGCGGTGTGTTCAGTGACGTCAAAGACCTGCTCCTGGAGGACATAGACCGATACTTCTCTGACTGCAGACAGTTCAACCGCTCCGAGTCCGTCAG GTTGGCAGATGAGCTGCGTGGCTGGGTCCATCGCCATCAGATCAACAGGAAGTCTGATGGAAAGGCCAAGGGGGTGAAGAAGACTAAAATAGCTCAG AAAGCTCCGCACAGAAAGACCAACTTCTCCAGGTACCTTCCAGTTCAGGCTCATCGCTCCATCGAAAG TCAGCTGCAGGTGCTGCCCGGGCCCGAGATCAGCCACGACGACTTCCTGGACGCTATCGACCGGCGCGAGGACACTTTCTATGTGGTGTCATTCAGACGG GATCACCTGCTGTTACCCGCCATCAGCCACAATAAAACCACTCGGCCCAAGATGTCTCTGGTCATGCCTGCCATGGCCATCAACG ATTCGGTGTATAACTCGTCTCAGGGCGGCTATGAGATGATGATGCAGGTGGACTGTGAGGTGATGGATACCCGGATCATCCCAATCAAGTCGTCTGTAGTCCCGCCCTCCCTCAGAGCCCCGCCCCCTGCCCCGCCCCCTCACCACCACAGCAACCACAGCTCCCTGCGCAGCCGGCCCCAGCCCCTGCAGAGACGGAGGAGCGCGGGTTACTTCATCAGCCAGAGCGGATCCCACTGA
- the LOC113119112 gene encoding cyclic AMP-dependent transcription factor ATF-6 beta-like isoform X3 — MMTAELLLSELDSRFCADNLLTSADWDACLYQCEDMEEDFTGELKYDTSLDSDLVLTLDPDDPTSPWKNLEHNSTGEASVLKHDMTITQPLPVDMFFQVKTEPPSPVSSLGSDSSVPSVPDPQVTVKSENPPTPPHMCGDVLLPALASVSAPHQPRTTHTHTLSSLDTHCTATLKASSIVCSKPLIQPKPVCVAQSSSPAPALLLQSVPLPVPVPDVCLASAPAVVKMEPLSPSMPHCPSKPIISASSLPGHGCADINMKVLKRQQRMIKNRESACQSRKKKKEYLQNLEAQLREAQQENERLRRENQALRLRLAGRETPESGSNKGALCVMALLLFITFGPVSLRDRTLDAGLQEAAPLTGRRLLEFETSQEPSRRRASERRTDREEEERWGKGELDKKAAASYQFRNQSGVFSDVKDLLLEDIDRYFSDCRQFNRSESVRLADELRGWVHRHQINRKSDGKAKGVKKTKIAQQKAPHRKTNFSRYLPVQAHRSIESQLQVLPGPEISHDDFLDAIDRREDTFYVVSFRRDHLLLPAISHNKTTRPKMSLVMPAMAINDSVYNSSQGGYEMMMQVDCEVMDTRIIPIKSSVVPPSLRAPPPAPPPHHHSNHSSLRSRPQPLQRRRSAGYFISQSGSH, encoded by the exons ATGATGACCGCGGAGCTGCTGCTGTCGGAGCTGGACAGCCGCTTCTGCGCCGATAACCTGCTGACCAGCGCGGACTGGG ATGCCTGTCTGTACCAGTGTGAGGATATGGAGGAGGACTTCACCGGAGAACTGAAATATGACACATCG ctggACAGTGACCTGGTCCTCACGCTGGACCCTGATGACCCTACTTCACCCTGGAAGAACCTGGAGCACAACTCCACAG GTGAAGCGTCAGTCCTGAAGCATGACATGACGATAACACAACCTCTGCCAGTGGACATGT ttttCCAGGTGAAGACCGAACCTCCATCGCCTGTGTCGTCTCTGGGCTCTGACAGCTCCGTCCCCTCTGTCCCCGatcctcag GTGACCGTGAAGAGTGAGAACCCCCCCACTCCACCGCACATGTGTGGAGACGTGCTGCTGCCAGCGCTGGCCAGTGTGAGCGCCCCACATCAGCCccggaccacacacacacacaccctcagcaGCCTGGACACACACTGCACAg CGACGCTGAAGGCCAGCAGTATTGTGTGCAGTAAGCCTCTGATCCAGCCCAAACCGGTGTGTGTGGCTCAGAGCAGCAGTCCAGCCCCAGCTCTCCTCCTGCAGAGCGTCCCGCTCCCTGTCCCCGTCCCAGATG TGTGTCTGGCCTCTGCTCCCGCTGTTGTTAAGATGGAGCCTCTGTCTCCCAGCATGCCTCACTGCCCCAGTAAACCCATCATCTCAGCGTCCAGTCTGCCCGGACACGGCTGCGCGGACATCAAC ATGAAGGTTTTGAAGAGGCAGCAGCGTATGATCAAGAACCGGGAGTCGGCCTGTCAGAGCCGCAAGAAGAAGAAGGAGTACCTGCAGAACCTGGAGGCGCAGCTTCGGGAGGCGCAGCAGGAGAACGAGCGTCTGCGCAGAGAGAACCAAGCGCTGCGGCTGCGGCTCGCCGGGAGAGAG ACCCCTGAGTCCGGCAGCAACAAGGGAGCGCTGTGTGTGATGGCTCTGCTCCTCTTCATCACCTTCGGCCCCGTCAG TTTGAGAGACAGGACGCTGGACGCTGGACTGCAGGAAGCTGCTCCGCTGACAGGAAGACGTCTGTTAGAGTTTGAGACGTCTCAGGAGCCGAGTCGGAGACGAGCGAGCGAGAGACGGACAGACCGAGAGGAAGAAGAGCGCTGGGGCAAAGGAGAGCTGGACAAGAAAGCTGCTGCCTCGTATCAGTTCAG GAATCAGAGCGGTGTGTTCAGTGACGTCAAAGACCTGCTCCTGGAGGACATAGACCGATACTTCTCTGACTGCAGACAGTTCAACCGCTCCGAGTCCGTCAG GTTGGCAGATGAGCTGCGTGGCTGGGTCCATCGCCATCAGATCAACAGGAAGTCTGATGGAAAGGCCAAGGGGGTGAAGAAGACTAAAATAGCTCAG CAGAAAGCTCCGCACAGAAAGACCAACTTCTCCAGGTACCTTCCAGTTCAGGCTCATCGCTCCATCGAAAG TCAGCTGCAGGTGCTGCCCGGGCCCGAGATCAGCCACGACGACTTCCTGGACGCTATCGACCGGCGCGAGGACACTTTCTATGTGGTGTCATTCAGACGG GATCACCTGCTGTTACCCGCCATCAGCCACAATAAAACCACTCGGCCCAAGATGTCTCTGGTCATGCCTGCCATGGCCATCAACG ATTCGGTGTATAACTCGTCTCAGGGCGGCTATGAGATGATGATGCAGGTGGACTGTGAGGTGATGGATACCCGGATCATCCCAATCAAGTCGTCTGTAGTCCCGCCCTCCCTCAGAGCCCCGCCCCCTGCCCCGCCCCCTCACCACCACAGCAACCACAGCTCCCTGCGCAGCCGGCCCCAGCCCCTGCAGAGACGGAGGAGCGCGGGTTACTTCATCAGCCAGAGCGGATCCCACTGA
- the LOC113119112 gene encoding cyclic AMP-dependent transcription factor ATF-6 beta-like isoform X1 — MMTAELLLSELDSRFCADNLLTSADWDACLYQCEDMEEDFTGELKYDTSLDSDLVLTLDPDDPTSPWKNLEHNSTGEASVLKHDMTITQPLPVDMFFQVKTEPPSPVSSLGSDSSVPSVPDPQVTVKSENPPTPPHMCGDVLLPALASVSAPHQPRTTHTHTLSSLDTHCTGLSSAATLKASSIVCSKPLIQPKPVCVAQSSSPAPALLLQSVPLPVPVPDVCLASAPAVVKMEPLSPSMPHCPSKPIISASSLPGHGCADINMKVLKRQQRMIKNRESACQSRKKKKEYLQNLEAQLREAQQENERLRRENQALRLRLAGRETPESGSNKGALCVMALLLFITFGPVSLRDRTLDAGLQEAAPLTGRRLLEFETSQEPSRRRASERRTDREEEERWGKGELDKKAAASYQFRNQSGVFSDVKDLLLEDIDRYFSDCRQFNRSESVRLADELRGWVHRHQINRKSDGKAKGVKKTKIAQQKAPHRKTNFSRYLPVQAHRSIESQLQVLPGPEISHDDFLDAIDRREDTFYVVSFRRDHLLLPAISHNKTTRPKMSLVMPAMAINDSVYNSSQGGYEMMMQVDCEVMDTRIIPIKSSVVPPSLRAPPPAPPPHHHSNHSSLRSRPQPLQRRRSAGYFISQSGSH, encoded by the exons ATGATGACCGCGGAGCTGCTGCTGTCGGAGCTGGACAGCCGCTTCTGCGCCGATAACCTGCTGACCAGCGCGGACTGGG ATGCCTGTCTGTACCAGTGTGAGGATATGGAGGAGGACTTCACCGGAGAACTGAAATATGACACATCG ctggACAGTGACCTGGTCCTCACGCTGGACCCTGATGACCCTACTTCACCCTGGAAGAACCTGGAGCACAACTCCACAG GTGAAGCGTCAGTCCTGAAGCATGACATGACGATAACACAACCTCTGCCAGTGGACATGT ttttCCAGGTGAAGACCGAACCTCCATCGCCTGTGTCGTCTCTGGGCTCTGACAGCTCCGTCCCCTCTGTCCCCGatcctcag GTGACCGTGAAGAGTGAGAACCCCCCCACTCCACCGCACATGTGTGGAGACGTGCTGCTGCCAGCGCTGGCCAGTGTGAGCGCCCCACATCAGCCccggaccacacacacacacaccctcagcaGCCTGGACACACACTGCACAg ggctcTCCTCCGCTGCGACGCTGAAGGCCAGCAGTATTGTGTGCAGTAAGCCTCTGATCCAGCCCAAACCGGTGTGTGTGGCTCAGAGCAGCAGTCCAGCCCCAGCTCTCCTCCTGCAGAGCGTCCCGCTCCCTGTCCCCGTCCCAGATG TGTGTCTGGCCTCTGCTCCCGCTGTTGTTAAGATGGAGCCTCTGTCTCCCAGCATGCCTCACTGCCCCAGTAAACCCATCATCTCAGCGTCCAGTCTGCCCGGACACGGCTGCGCGGACATCAAC ATGAAGGTTTTGAAGAGGCAGCAGCGTATGATCAAGAACCGGGAGTCGGCCTGTCAGAGCCGCAAGAAGAAGAAGGAGTACCTGCAGAACCTGGAGGCGCAGCTTCGGGAGGCGCAGCAGGAGAACGAGCGTCTGCGCAGAGAGAACCAAGCGCTGCGGCTGCGGCTCGCCGGGAGAGAG ACCCCTGAGTCCGGCAGCAACAAGGGAGCGCTGTGTGTGATGGCTCTGCTCCTCTTCATCACCTTCGGCCCCGTCAG TTTGAGAGACAGGACGCTGGACGCTGGACTGCAGGAAGCTGCTCCGCTGACAGGAAGACGTCTGTTAGAGTTTGAGACGTCTCAGGAGCCGAGTCGGAGACGAGCGAGCGAGAGACGGACAGACCGAGAGGAAGAAGAGCGCTGGGGCAAAGGAGAGCTGGACAAGAAAGCTGCTGCCTCGTATCAGTTCAG GAATCAGAGCGGTGTGTTCAGTGACGTCAAAGACCTGCTCCTGGAGGACATAGACCGATACTTCTCTGACTGCAGACAGTTCAACCGCTCCGAGTCCGTCAG GTTGGCAGATGAGCTGCGTGGCTGGGTCCATCGCCATCAGATCAACAGGAAGTCTGATGGAAAGGCCAAGGGGGTGAAGAAGACTAAAATAGCTCAG CAGAAAGCTCCGCACAGAAAGACCAACTTCTCCAGGTACCTTCCAGTTCAGGCTCATCGCTCCATCGAAAG TCAGCTGCAGGTGCTGCCCGGGCCCGAGATCAGCCACGACGACTTCCTGGACGCTATCGACCGGCGCGAGGACACTTTCTATGTGGTGTCATTCAGACGG GATCACCTGCTGTTACCCGCCATCAGCCACAATAAAACCACTCGGCCCAAGATGTCTCTGGTCATGCCTGCCATGGCCATCAACG ATTCGGTGTATAACTCGTCTCAGGGCGGCTATGAGATGATGATGCAGGTGGACTGTGAGGTGATGGATACCCGGATCATCCCAATCAAGTCGTCTGTAGTCCCGCCCTCCCTCAGAGCCCCGCCCCCTGCCCCGCCCCCTCACCACCACAGCAACCACAGCTCCCTGCGCAGCCGGCCCCAGCCCCTGCAGAGACGGAGGAGCGCGGGTTACTTCATCAGCCAGAGCGGATCCCACTGA